A window of the Acidimicrobiales bacterium genome harbors these coding sequences:
- a CDS encoding cupin domain-containing protein, translating into MTHPYARALSRCVGDVDDFAATRWGNGSSVHCGTEPFDDLFDLDAFDRLVGASLPTSVVDVITSGELVDECSLVVEERDRGTAVRGAIDPAKVTAAYRGGATVALRSLHHLWPPLRDFTAELERSTGLRNYAQAFLTPPGGRGLRPHIDHHDVFVMQVSGNREWWAEDIGHVTLHPGEVLYMPIGTRHRARSVDTPSIHISIAILANTYRELVMRLLESGTAWLDEPLPLPINAEPNDVARRLGEHIDRACQHLRSIDLDQAARLQLERLVRPLPAGTGALKSAVLSATIDDDSLVSPATLNQMRVHPGYGGQVVLRTPDSLISLPEEYEPALHRIASGGPFRVGSLAELEAPSREALVRRLIEHGFLEMSTA; encoded by the coding sequence ATGACTCATCCATACGCCCGAGCGCTCAGCCGATGCGTCGGCGACGTCGACGACTTCGCCGCCACACGTTGGGGAAACGGCTCGTCGGTGCATTGCGGCACCGAACCGTTCGACGACCTCTTCGATCTCGATGCGTTCGACCGACTCGTCGGGGCGTCCCTGCCGACGTCGGTGGTCGACGTCATCACCAGCGGCGAGTTGGTCGACGAGTGCTCACTCGTCGTCGAAGAACGCGACCGCGGCACCGCAGTGCGCGGGGCCATCGATCCGGCGAAGGTGACGGCGGCGTACCGAGGTGGTGCCACGGTCGCCCTTCGTTCGCTCCACCACCTGTGGCCCCCGCTCCGAGACTTCACCGCCGAACTCGAACGCTCCACTGGACTGCGAAACTACGCCCAAGCCTTCCTCACACCTCCCGGCGGGCGAGGTCTCCGCCCACACATCGACCATCACGATGTCTTCGTGATGCAGGTCAGTGGCAACCGCGAGTGGTGGGCCGAGGACATCGGCCACGTCACGCTGCACCCCGGCGAAGTGCTCTACATGCCGATCGGCACCCGACACCGAGCGCGAAGCGTCGACACGCCAAGCATCCACATCTCGATCGCCATCCTTGCGAATACGTACCGAGAGCTCGTGATGCGACTGCTTGAGTCCGGAACGGCCTGGCTCGACGAGCCGCTGCCACTTCCGATCAACGCCGAACCGAACGACGTCGCACGGCGACTCGGCGAGCACATCGATCGGGCCTGCCAACACCTTCGATCGATCGACCTCGACCAAGCCGCACGGCTCCAGCTCGAGCGACTCGTGCGCCCGCTGCCGGCGGGGACCGGTGCGTTGAAGTCTGCGGTTCTGAGCGCGACGATCGACGACGACTCGCTGGTGAGTCCGGCCACGCTCAATCAGATGCGTGTCCACCCGGGGTACGGGGGGCAGGTGGTTCTTCGAACACCCGACTCGCTGATCTCGCTGCCAGAGGAATACGAGCCGGCACTGCACCGCATTGCGTCAGGCGGACCATTCCGCGTCGGCAGTCTCGCCGAGCTGGAGGCGCCGTCTCGGGAGGCCCTCGTTCGCCGACTCATCGAGCATGGGTTCCTCGAGATGTCCACGGCATAG
- a CDS encoding TetR/AcrR family transcriptional regulator — protein sequence MQDTRDRVIGAARSAFATHGYGGAGLRGIAADAGLSTMAIYTYAPSKAALYELVYADGIRQIYEAFAAVIAECTTLVDEVHALMRCGGDLLERDPDLLRFTIRVVLDREHPDLLGLQLVTPPYEEFFRDLVRRNIDRGELVADDGPALVRFVTTQLWGLTAMAAVDPSQVDRAVEVAIAAADGYLARRDETREDSGGGSLVTRGSRRSR from the coding sequence GTGCAGGACACACGTGACCGAGTGATCGGAGCGGCTCGGTCGGCCTTCGCCACGCACGGCTACGGCGGAGCGGGGCTACGAGGCATTGCCGCCGATGCCGGCCTCAGCACGATGGCGATCTACACCTATGCACCGTCGAAGGCCGCGCTCTACGAGCTGGTGTACGCCGACGGCATCCGCCAGATCTACGAGGCCTTCGCCGCGGTCATCGCCGAATGCACCACCCTGGTCGACGAAGTCCACGCACTCATGCGGTGCGGCGGCGACCTCCTGGAACGCGATCCCGACCTCCTCCGCTTCACCATTCGCGTCGTCCTCGACCGGGAGCATCCCGATCTTCTCGGACTCCAGCTGGTGACGCCGCCCTACGAGGAGTTCTTCCGTGATCTGGTCCGGCGCAACATCGACCGCGGCGAGCTCGTTGCCGACGACGGTCCAGCCCTGGTCCGCTTCGTGACCACGCAGCTCTGGGGGCTCACGGCGATGGCTGCAGTCGACCCGTCCCAGGTCGACCGCGCGGTCGAGGTGGCGATCGCAGCCGCCGACGGCTACCTCGCCCGCCGCGACGAAACCCGCGAGGACAGCGGTGGCGGGTCGTTGGTGACTCGTGGGAGCCGTCGGAGCCGGTAG
- a CDS encoding phosphotransferase, which translates to MTLDVRGTPESIDEHWLTATLGAAGVAGGATVTGVQFRGEIGTGQTGRNARFALTWDDPTDRPASVVAKFPSADPAARAAAFANGTYIKEWFFYHDLVDTVSIRTPAIYAAHFDPEAPDFVLLMEDVSGSVQGDQIAGLSVDEAALAAEEAVGLHAPHWANPTLAAKLGVDLSDEEKVAAVNMMYGATMGGFLDRLGHRLDADVVELVQRFAGSVGQWALGTGSPTTLVHMDYRPDNFLFARDPGAPPIVVVDWQTVNVGLATSDIAYLLGGCFDPDVRASAERELVESYRRRLVATGIDYDADTCWRDYRFSSLWGVAMTVIATVLAEKTERGDDMLTAMAQRHGRHALDLDALALLE; encoded by the coding sequence ATGACGCTCGACGTGCGAGGCACGCCGGAATCGATCGACGAGCATTGGCTGACGGCGACACTTGGTGCCGCCGGCGTTGCCGGCGGCGCGACGGTCACGGGCGTGCAGTTCCGAGGCGAGATCGGTACCGGTCAGACGGGCCGCAACGCTCGGTTCGCCCTGACCTGGGACGACCCGACCGACCGCCCGGCGTCGGTCGTCGCAAAGTTCCCGTCCGCGGATCCCGCCGCTCGAGCCGCAGCTTTCGCCAACGGCACCTACATCAAGGAGTGGTTCTTTTACCACGACCTCGTCGACACCGTTTCGATCCGAACGCCTGCGATCTATGCGGCGCACTTCGACCCGGAGGCCCCGGACTTCGTCCTGCTGATGGAAGACGTGTCGGGCTCGGTGCAGGGCGACCAGATCGCCGGCCTCAGCGTTGATGAGGCGGCGCTGGCCGCCGAGGAGGCCGTCGGCCTCCATGCGCCACACTGGGCCAATCCGACCCTCGCGGCAAAACTCGGGGTCGACCTGTCGGACGAGGAGAAGGTCGCCGCCGTCAACATGATGTACGGCGCAACCATGGGCGGCTTCCTCGATCGGCTCGGCCACCGTCTCGATGCCGATGTGGTGGAGCTCGTCCAACGATTCGCCGGCTCCGTCGGGCAGTGGGCACTCGGTACCGGATCACCGACCACGCTCGTTCACATGGACTACCGCCCCGACAACTTCCTGTTTGCTCGAGACCCCGGCGCGCCCCCGATCGTCGTGGTGGACTGGCAGACCGTGAACGTCGGCCTGGCCACGAGTGATATCGCATACCTGCTCGGTGGCTGCTTCGACCCTGACGTCCGAGCGTCGGCGGAACGCGAGCTCGTCGAGTCCTATCGTCGCCGTCTGGTTGCGACCGGGATCGACTACGACGCCGACACGTGTTGGCGCGACTACCGGTTCTCGAGCTTGTGGGGTGTCGCCATGACGGTGATCGCCACGGTCTTGGCCGAGAAGACCGAGCGGGGTGACGACATGCTCACGGCGATGGCGCAGCGACACGGCCGCCACGCCCTCGACCTCGACGCGCTAGCGCTGTTGGAATGA
- a CDS encoding LLM class flavin-dependent oxidoreductase, whose amino-acid sequence MGQLIDGIDAGVMFSFRNPAGWRRPFVDVYRDELQLAVEAEALGFDTIWLTEHHFADDGYSPSILTIAAAIAARTERVRIGFNLLLLPLHHAVRLAEDLATLDVLSNGRIDVGVGQGYAVHEFAGFGIDRAERLGRFIEGLDVLSGLWENEVFSYDGRHYHIDRARLSPRPVQQPSPPLWIGATSSKAVARAGRRGAHLLGLANRQLQATYDEARAVAGFDDEANVLQLHWTHVAADNDTAWADATLPFHHLLDVYAAWGNTAAEADGSTFRQVVPAPDQLRDPDQRLIFDPVFGSPDEVAKVLTASMQRVRTTHLALGVLPGMAPHLVRDSLSRFATEVAPHL is encoded by the coding sequence ATGGGTCAACTGATCGACGGGATCGACGCCGGTGTCATGTTCAGCTTTCGGAATCCAGCCGGTTGGCGTCGGCCGTTCGTCGACGTCTACCGCGATGAGCTCCAACTGGCCGTCGAGGCCGAAGCGTTGGGCTTCGACACGATCTGGTTGACCGAACACCACTTCGCCGATGACGGATACTCGCCGTCGATCCTCACGATCGCGGCAGCGATCGCCGCCCGCACCGAGCGGGTTCGCATCGGCTTCAACCTGCTCCTACTCCCACTGCATCACGCCGTCCGCCTGGCCGAAGACCTGGCGACGCTCGACGTGTTGTCGAACGGGCGCATCGACGTGGGCGTCGGGCAGGGCTACGCCGTGCACGAGTTCGCCGGCTTCGGCATCGACCGAGCGGAACGGCTCGGTCGCTTCATCGAGGGTCTCGATGTGCTGAGCGGGTTGTGGGAGAACGAGGTGTTCTCCTACGACGGCAGGCACTACCACATCGACCGGGCCCGTCTCAGCCCTCGCCCGGTCCAGCAGCCTTCGCCACCGCTGTGGATCGGGGCCACGAGTTCCAAGGCGGTCGCCCGAGCCGGGCGCCGTGGGGCGCATCTGCTCGGGCTGGCCAACCGGCAGCTCCAGGCGACCTACGACGAGGCTCGCGCCGTCGCCGGGTTCGACGACGAGGCCAACGTGCTCCAGCTGCACTGGACGCATGTTGCCGCCGACAACGACACCGCATGGGCCGACGCCACCCTGCCGTTCCATCACCTCCTCGACGTCTATGCAGCGTGGGGCAACACCGCAGCCGAGGCCGACGGCAGCACCTTCCGCCAGGTCGTACCCGCTCCGGACCAGTTGCGAGACCCGGATCAGCGACTGATCTTCGATCCGGTCTTCGGGTCACCCGACGAGGTCGCCAAGGTGTTGACGGCGTCGATGCAGCGAGTGCGCACCACGCATCTGGCGCTCGGCGTTCTCCCGGGGATGGCGCCTCACCTCGTTCGCGACTCCCTCTCGCGCTTCGCGACCGAGGTTGCACCGCACCTGTGA
- a CDS encoding aromatic ring-hydroxylating dioxygenase subunit alpha has translation MSTDYDALIEPTRIHGSLYTDPTIFAEELEKIWYRTWVYVGHQSEVPNAGDFVRKHVGPQDVVMTRSADGQIHLLVNRCSHRGNQVCVKNDGNASSFRCPYHGWNFGNDGRLLGYPHPDGYGGRDALDPVELGLARVPRVDQHEGFVFASMAAEGPTLLEHLGGAAGELTRLARLSPEGEVEISTGWLRHRARTNWKFVVENETDGYHPQFVHGAIFGISGSPIGELYGEQSPAVTRAFANGHSENDLRPAFREQGQPMAWFGTTAGRVPDYVAAMRTTYGDEADRIMIDGAPHVMVFPNLFIAEISLFVIQPLSVDQTVQHVTSLQFKGAPDLNRRMLQQCIGSVGPAGLLLADDAEMYERNQAGVEQLQPEWIDTRRGLDRERVDVDGHPIGTANDETAIRGFWSNYHSMMGRS, from the coding sequence GTGAGCACCGACTACGACGCACTGATCGAGCCGACCCGCATTCACGGCTCGCTCTACACCGACCCAACGATCTTCGCCGAGGAGCTCGAGAAGATCTGGTACCGCACCTGGGTCTACGTCGGCCACCAGAGCGAGGTGCCGAACGCCGGCGACTTCGTGCGCAAACACGTCGGCCCACAAGACGTGGTCATGACCCGCTCGGCCGATGGACAGATCCACCTCCTCGTCAACCGCTGCTCGCATCGTGGCAACCAGGTCTGCGTGAAGAACGACGGCAACGCCTCGAGCTTCCGTTGTCCGTACCACGGTTGGAACTTCGGCAACGACGGGCGCCTCCTGGGCTACCCACACCCCGACGGCTACGGCGGCCGTGATGCGCTCGACCCCGTCGAGCTGGGCCTGGCCCGCGTGCCTCGGGTCGACCAGCACGAAGGATTCGTCTTCGCCAGCATGGCAGCCGAGGGGCCCACCCTGCTGGAACATTTGGGTGGTGCCGCCGGCGAACTGACACGGCTCGCTCGCCTCTCGCCCGAGGGCGAGGTCGAGATCTCCACCGGCTGGCTGAGGCACCGGGCCCGAACCAACTGGAAGTTCGTCGTCGAGAACGAGACCGACGGCTACCACCCCCAGTTCGTCCACGGCGCCATCTTCGGCATCTCCGGCAGCCCGATCGGCGAGCTCTACGGCGAGCAGTCACCAGCAGTCACGAGGGCGTTCGCCAACGGCCATAGCGAGAACGACCTGCGCCCCGCCTTTCGTGAGCAGGGCCAGCCCATGGCCTGGTTCGGCACCACCGCCGGCCGAGTCCCCGACTACGTGGCCGCCATGCGAACCACCTACGGCGACGAGGCCGATCGCATCATGATCGACGGCGCACCACACGTGATGGTGTTCCCCAACCTCTTCATCGCCGAGATCAGCCTGTTCGTCATCCAGCCACTGTCGGTCGACCAGACCGTGCAGCACGTCACGTCGCTCCAGTTCAAGGGGGCACCCGACCTGAACCGTCGAATGCTGCAGCAATGCATCGGTTCGGTCGGGCCGGCGGGGCTGTTGCTCGCGGACGACGCCGAGATGTACGAGCGCAACCAAGCGGGTGTCGAGCAGCTCCAGCCCGAGTGGATCGACACCCGCCGGGGCCTCGACCGCGAGCGTGTCGACGTCGACGGCCACCCGATCGGCACGGCCAACGACGAGACGGCGATCCGCGGCTTCTGGTCGAACTATCACTCCATGATGGGCCGGTCGTGA
- a CDS encoding aromatic-ring-hydroxylating dioxygenase subunit beta has translation MTDHDQLRAVERFVYHEARLADEHRYAEWEELWTDDAVYWVPAAQMDGPGEHMSIISDNRHRLGTRVKQLESGRRYAQAPPSRLRRVISNIELLGTTDQGDLEVGANFVLVEARERGSHTFAGRVTYRLRPTASGYALSYKLVDLVDREWAQPSIAFLI, from the coding sequence GTGACCGACCACGATCAGCTGCGAGCCGTCGAACGATTCGTGTACCACGAAGCCCGGTTGGCCGATGAGCACCGATACGCCGAATGGGAGGAGCTCTGGACCGACGACGCCGTCTACTGGGTGCCGGCGGCGCAGATGGACGGACCCGGCGAGCACATGTCGATCATCTCCGACAACCGCCACCGGCTCGGCACACGGGTCAAGCAGCTCGAGTCGGGGCGTCGCTACGCCCAAGCTCCGCCGTCAAGGCTCCGGCGTGTCATCTCCAACATCGAGCTCCTCGGCACCACCGATCAGGGCGACCTCGAGGTCGGCGCCAACTTCGTGCTCGTCGAGGCCCGGGAACGGGGTTCGCACACCTTCGCCGGCCGCGTGACCTACCGCCTCCGCCCCACCGCCAGCGGCTACGCCCTGTCGTACAAGCTGGTCGACCTCGTCGATCGCGAATGGGCGCAACCGTCGATCGCCTTCCTCATCTGA